A genomic window from Pecten maximus chromosome 6, xPecMax1.1, whole genome shotgun sequence includes:
- the LOC117330186 gene encoding solute carrier family 49 member 4-like, with amino-acid sequence MEISDKDSGERNLSYIVSDDENDVSNGNIYPRDLAKDSSEIIKTEPAGESKIYKRRWYVLGLFCVLTCTETTVWNTWGPIAASCEKAFGWDVSIMALLPNWLPISFVLSSFVFSWIVDVKGIRLACLIAAGLIAVGSGVRCITSEPPYVTWTVNIGQFFNGLGGPVAMGIAPVLSVAWFPPHQRTTATATATAFNYLGVAVAYLVGPYMVPESQEISSSHNQTQKNNMSVLLNNATSTGNNDDVDEIHRIRHDIMIMLYIECGWCVLIFLLVLLYFPAKPKLPPSISASVERLDFKSGFRALVRNKMFWMVGLTYGVSTGVLGMWEGVLDVNLKPHGVTQREAGWIGFYSIIAGNVGAILFGKFADVFSKHMKTFLIGLYIVATASFLWLNLILNGVIENSLIQIYASIIIGTLCVNASPPLFFEMACENSYPVAEGITNFALTLLFNIAGLIFLAIQMVPNIGTTWENWVLLGSIVVSLPVLLAMKDTYNRLNMDEGSNKDDQPEKHITQ; translated from the exons AATAAAAACTGAGCCTGCAGGTGAAAGTAAGATTTACAAGCGGCGTTGGTACGTACTGGGATTGTTCTGTGTGCTGACCTGTACGGAGACAACTGTATGGAATACATGGGGCCCCATAGCAGCTTCTTGCGAGAAAGCATTTGGCTGGGATGTCTCAATTATGGCTCTACTGCCGAACTGGTTACCGATCTCATTCGTCTTGTCTTCGTTTGTTTTCTCATGGATCGTGGATGTAAAAG GTATCAGATTGGCGTGTCTCATTGCAGCTGGTCTCATAGCAGTCGGGTCAGGGGTCAGATGCATTACGTCAGAACCACCATATGTCACGTG GACAGTCAATATTGGCCAGTTCTTCAACGGTTTGGGTGGACCAGTTGCCATGGGAATAGCGCCAGTGTTGTCGGTAGCCTGGTTTCCTCCGCATCAGAGGACAACTGCAACAGCCACAGCGACCGCCTTCAACTACCTAGGCGTGGCTGTCGCCTATCTCGTAG GGCCATACATGGTACCAGAGTCGCAGGAAATCTCATCGTCTCACAACCAAACTCA gAAGAATAACATGAGTGTTTTATTGAACAATGCCACAAGTACGGGtaacaatg ATGATGTCGATGAAATCCATAGAATTCGACACGATATAATGATAATGCTGTACATAG AGTGTGGATGGTGCGTATTGATTTTCCTCCTGGTCCTTTTGTATTTTCCCGCTAAGCCAAAGTTACCACCCAGCATATCGGCGTCTGTCGAGCGCCTTGACTTCAAATCTGGATTTCGGGCGTTAGTCAG AAACAAGATGTTCTGGATGGTTGGACTTACATATGGAGTCTCCACTGGCGTACTGGGGATGTGGGAGGGAGTGCTGGACGTCAACCTTAAACCACATGGAGTAACTCAG cGTGAAGCAGGCTGGATAGGTTTCTATTCTATTATTGCCGGAAATGTTGGAGCAATCCTATTTGGCAA ATTTGCAGATGTGTTTTCCAAACATATGAAGACGTTTCTAATTGGACTTTACATCGTAGCAACGGCGTCGTTCCTCTGGCTGAATCTCATACTGAACGGAGTTATCGAGAATTCATTGA TCCAGATTTATGCCTCCATCATCATTGGAACGCTGTGCGTGAATGCTTCTCCACCATTGTTCTTTGAGATGGCGTGTGAGAATTCCTATCCAGTCGCTGAAGGCATCACCAACTTCGCTCTTACCTTACTTTTCAACATCGCTGGTCTGATATTTCTGGCTATTCAGATGGTTCCTAACATCG GAACAACCTGGGAAAACTGGGTCCTACTTGGCTCAATCGTGGTGTCTCTCCCCGTACTGCTGGCTATGAAAGACACATACAACCGACTTAACATGGACGAAGGCAGTAATAAAGATGACCAGCCCGAGAAACATATAACGCAATAA
- the LOC117329782 gene encoding solute carrier family 49 member 4 homolog — protein METGNDSAMVKLSSSRDNNNESPKISLNSHINHNGYINKGFTVEKDSSKKTQIENGHISKECEETQVYKRRWYILSVYCLLTLTQAMLWNTWGPIAASSHQAFGWNDGDTALLTDLGPIAFLLVVFLFSWIVDVKGLRWACVLTAFVMMLGAGVRCITDKSPYVKVTAGIGQFLNGIGTPVSMGVPPVLSAAWFPPHQRTLSTAIATVANLAGIGLSFVIGPFMVPDDKNTTRSTWNGTLNTTEVNSLNTSDLQEETGLKKRNQIMILLYTEFGWAVGIFLLLLVYFPAKPSKPPSISASTERLNFIQGCKTLLRNGVFWVIACSYGLSVGILGAWPGVLEIVLKPHHISEHEAGLIGMYSVVCGIVLSLIVAKCTDVFSKKKKVFLLGLYLTSGAFALWMNLLLSRILPDSYASLHITAVVGSATLTATTPVYFEMACETTYPVAEGITNFALTLVNNIVSVVFLAIQTIPNIGTSWEGWTLFGTIILCLPGLVFLKEKTNRLNVDEHT, from the exons ATGGAAACAGGCAACGATTCAGCAATGGTTAAATTATCTTCTTCCAGGGATAACAACAACGAATCTCCTAAAATTAGCTTGAATTCACACATAAATCACAACGGATATATAAACAAAGGCTTCACCGTCGAGAAAGATTCCTCTAAGAAAACCCAAATTGAAAATGGCCACATCAGCAAGGAATGCGAGGAAACTCAAGTGTATAAGCGAAGATGGTATATTCTTTCCGTGTACTGTTTGTTGACTCTCACCCAGGCCATGCTATGGAATACTTGGGGACCTATAGCAGCTTCCAGCCACCAGGCTTTCGGATGGAATGACGGTGACACGGCACTACTTACTGATCTAGGACCTATAGCATTTTTACTCgttgtgtttttattttcttggATCGTTGATGTTAAGG GATTACGATGGGCTTGTGTGCTGACCGCCTTCGTCATGATGCTCGGAGCTGGTGTAAGGTGTATAACAGACAAGTCCCCGTATGTAAAGGTCACGGCAGGGATTGGTCAGTTCTTGAACGGCATTGGAACCCCTGTCAGTATGGGGGTGCCCCCTGTTTTGTCTGCCGCCTGGTTTCCTCCACATCAGAGGACCCTGTCAACAGCCATAGCAACGGTAGCCAATCTGGCGGGAATTGGTCTATCCTTTGTGATAG gTCCATTCATGGTACCGGACGACAAAAA tACAACACGAAGTACATGGAATGGTACATTGAACACAACGGAAGTTAACTCGTTAAATACGT CTGATCTACAGGAGGAAACAGGTCTCAAAAAGAGAAATCAGATCATGATacttttatatacag AATTCGGTTGGGCTGTTGGTATTTTTCTACTATTACTGGTTTACTTTCCCGCCAAACCTAGCAAGCCTCCAAGTATATCGGCTTCTACGGAGAGGCTAAACTTCATACAGGGCTGCAAAACATTATTACG GAATGGTGTATTCTGGGTAATCGCCTGTTCGTATGGTCTGTCAGTCGGTATATTAGGAGCATGGCCAGGCGTGTTAGAAATAGTCCTCAAACCTCaccacatctcagag CACGAGGCTGGTCTGATCGGCATGTATTCAGTCGTGTGTGGGATTGTCCTGTCTCTCATCGTAGCCAA ATGCACAGATGTGTTCTCCAAGAAGAAGAAAGTTTTCCTGCTTGGTCTGTACCTGACCAGTGGTGCCTTTGCCTTGTGGATGAACCTGCTTCTCTCCCGGATATTACCGGACTCCTATG CTTCCCTCCACATAACCGCCGTAGTTGGGTCCGCCACCCTCACAGCCACCACCCCCGTGTACTTTGAGATGGCCTGTGAAACAACATATCCCGTGGCTGAGGGTATCACCAACTTTGCCCTAACTCTCGTCAACAATATCGTCAGTGTGGTGTTCTTGGCCATTCAAACAATCCCTAACATTG GTACGTCGTGGGAAGGCTGGACTCTATTTGGCACGATCATTTTGTGTTTACCGGGTTTGGTTTTTTTGAAAGAGAAAACAAATCGGCTTAACGTGGATGAACATACATGA